The proteins below are encoded in one region of Bacillus vallismortis:
- a CDS encoding VOC family protein, producing MGNRFSYFHAAQIRIARPTGQLDEIIRFYEEGLGLKRIGEFSQHNGYDGVMYGLPRADYHLEFTQYEGESSAPVPHPDSLLVFYVPDADELAAITSKLQHMGYQQVESENPYWSHGGVTIEDPDGWRVVFMNTKGLSGK from the coding sequence ATGGGAAATCGTTTTTCATATTTTCACGCTGCGCAAATCCGGATTGCCCGGCCTACGGGCCAGCTAGATGAAATCATTCGTTTTTACGAAGAGGGGCTGGGCTTGAAACGAATCGGAGAATTTTCGCAGCATAACGGATACGACGGTGTCATGTACGGCCTCCCGCGTGCTGATTATCATTTGGAATTCACTCAATATGAGGGGGAAAGCAGTGCCCCTGTTCCCCATCCCGACAGTCTCCTCGTTTTTTATGTGCCTGACGCTGATGAACTGGCAGCGATCACGTCAAAGCTTCAGCACATGGGCTATCAACAGGTGGAATCAGAGAACCCTTACTGGAGCCATGGAGGCGTGACGATAGAGGATCCGGACGGCTGGCGAGTCGTTTTTATGAATACAAAAGGGCTATCAGGCAAGTGA